The sequence below is a genomic window from Alphaproteobacteria bacterium.
TCAAGGCCGGGACCGGCTTTCCGCCCCACGGGCACCGCGACATGGAGATCGTGACCTATATCCGCCAAGGCGTGCTGACCCATGAAGATGGGCTGGGCAATCGCGGCAATACACGGGCGGGCGATGTGCAGGTGATGAGTGCGGGCAGCGGCATCACGCATAGCGAGTTCAATCTGGAAGGCGAAGACGCGCTGATCTTCCAGATTTGGATCATGACGGCGCAAAAAAGCGCCCAACCGCGCTGGGAAAACCGCCAATTCCCTGGATTTGAGCGATCCGGTCGCTGGGTGGCGCTGGCTTCGGGACGCAAGGGCGAGGTTGACGCGCTTCGCATCAACCAGGACGCATCGGTGCTGGGCGCTCATCTTGAAGCGGGCCAGCGCTTGGATTACGGGTTCAAGGACCGTTTTGGCTATCTGGTTCCCGCCAAGGGACAGGTGCGGGTCAATGGCGTTTTGGTGAATGGCCGCGACGGCCTGGCCATCGCCGATGAGGAGCGCGTTTCCTTCGAAGCCCTGGAAGCCAGCGAACTGGTGCTGGCGGAGACGGCCTAAACCCTTCTACCCGCAGATTCTGTAATCCATCAGCACTTCCGGTTTGTACTTTCCGGCCATTTTCGTAAAGGCGCCGAAGCCCTTCTTGTCGATGTCTAGAAGCTGCTGCTTGGTCTGGGCGCAATCGATGTTGGACAGATAGTAATCGCGATAGCGAATGATGATGCGTCCGTTCCAGTTCTCGAGATAGGTTTTGTGCTGGGTGGGAAATTCGCGTTCGAACACCTTGGCTCTGGCGTCCGTCATCTTCTTGAACTGGGCGGCGTTCTTCTCGTCGATGCGCTTCCATATCTCCAACGTGCCGGCGCTGTAGGGCGGCTCGTCGCAGCGCCAGGCGAATTCGCGCAGGCGAATGGCGTGACGGATTTGCCATTCCGACGTCTGCTCCGCCCTGGTCATGCAGTTCTTGGGCTTGGCAAAAGCCGGAGAGGCTTGCAGCAACAGCAGGATCAGGATCAGAAGAAACCTCATGCCGTCAGCCTTTCGCGCAAGGCGACGTTGGGGCCGATCACCAGAAGGGCGGGCGTTGGCGGCTTGGTCTGTTTGACGGCTTCTTGCACGTCGCCCAGGCAGGAGGTCAGCACCTGCTGGCCGGGCAGGGTGGCGTGGCTGACGATGGCCGCCGGGGTCTGGGGATCAAGCCCGGCCTTCAACAGCCGCTCGGTCAGTTCGGGCAGGGTTTCGATGGCCATGTAGAAAACCAGCATGTCGGCCGAGCGGCCAAGCCCTTCCACGTCCAGCTTGGGGTCGAGCCTGCCATCCGGTCCGTGGCCGGTCGCCATCGCCACTGAAGAGATCTGTTTGCTGGTCAGCGGAATG
It includes:
- a CDS encoding pirin family protein — encoded protein: MIELRPFSGLGRFQNDWLNAHYHFSFADYADPARVNWGKLRVWNDDEIKAGTGFPPHGHRDMEIVTYIRQGVLTHEDGLGNRGNTRAGDVQVMSAGSGITHSEFNLEGEDALIFQIWIMTAQKSAQPRWENRQFPGFERSGRWVALASGRKGEVDALRINQDASVLGAHLEAGQRLDYGFKDRFGYLVPAKGQVRVNGVLVNGRDGLAIADEERVSFEALEASELVLAETA